Proteins encoded in a region of the Benincasa hispida cultivar B227 chromosome 2, ASM972705v1, whole genome shotgun sequence genome:
- the LOC120070839 gene encoding guanosine deaminase, which yields MADSSTVVESIDGTLSVASAFGCHQEAVQDRDHKFLTQAVEEAYQGVEWGDGGPFGAVVVRNDEVVVSCHNMVRRNTDPTAHAEVTAVREACKKLGKIELSDCEIYASCEPCPMCFGAIHLSRIKRLVYGAKAEAAIAVGFDDFIADAIRGTGFYQKAHLEIKKADGNGAVIAEQVFEKTKEKFQLY from the exons ATGGCAGATTCTTCTACTG TGGTGGAATCTATAGATGGAACTCTCTCTGTAGCATCTGCATTTGGTTGTCATCAAGAAG CTGTACAAGACAGAGACCACAAGTTCTTGACACAAGCTGTTGAAGAGGCTTACCAAGGAGTTGAGTGGGGAGATGGAGGTCCTTTTGGTGCAGTTGTTGTTCGTAACGATGAAGTAGTTGTGAGCTGTCATAACATGGTTAGAAGAAACACCGACCCTACAGCACATGCTGAAGTCACTGCAGTTAGGGAG GCTTGCAAAAAGCTTGGTAAAATCGAACTTTCAGACTGTGAAATCTATGCATCATGTGAGCCCTGTCCGATGTGCTTCGGCGCCATCCATCTTTCAAGAATTAAG AGATTGGTCTATGGAGCCAAAGCAGAAGCTGCAATTGCAGTAGGGTTTGATGATTTCATTGCTGATGCCATAAGGGGCACTGGATTTTATCAGAAGGCTCATTTGGAAATCAAGAAAGCTGATGGGAATGGTGCTGTCATTGCTGAGCAAGTATTTGagaaaacaaaggaaaaatttcaattgtattga